TACTATGCGCTATCGGTCACTGGGAGTATTTAGCCTTGCCCGGTGGTCCGGGCAGTTTCAGTCAACATTCCACGAATATCAACCTACTCAGGTAAGAACTACTAGCCTCCAACTTTCCTCTACAGGACTGTCACCCTCTTCGGTCCACCCTTCCAGGTGGTTCGAGTAGCTGTTGGCTTCGATCTCGTTCTCCCTACAACCCCAATTGACAAGTCAACTGGTTTAGGCTCTTCCGCGTTCGCTCGCCGCTACTACCGGAATCGATGTCTCTTTCTTCTCCTTCAGGTACTGAGATGTTTCAGTTCCCTGAGTTCCCTCTCCTTGCGGAGTACTGCGTGTTCACACGCAGTGGGTTCCCCCATTCGGACATCCACGGATCAATGCTTGCTTCCAACTCCCCGTGGCTTTTCGCAGGTCGCAACGTCCTTCTTCGGCTCCAGTGCCAGGGCATCCACCGTGGACCCTTTCCATCTTGACCTCTTCATCGGTCATTTCTTTCGTTGAATCCCTCTCGGAATCCAACCTCACGCTCGCGCGTGCCACTCGTGTTGTCATGCTCCACGTCCTCTCTCAAGGACCGCCTCCTGCGAGGCTCAAAAAGAATAGGTGAAGTCTCTCGTGTTGTCAAGCGCTCCTCCTGGGGTTCTTGTCCACCGAGCTGTTCCCGAGAATTGATGCCGTCCAGGACGACAAAAGTCGATAACCACGCCCAATAATGTCAACACTGACAAACCCCACCCCAGTGTCCCGATTTAGGCAAAAGACCCGGGCAACTTCCACTCGAAGCAAATCTGAAAAGCGGGCCCTGCGCCAGCCACGGTCAGATTCGGTCGAGCCCGCTCTCCTGACGCTTCCTTCCCGACACATACAGTGTGTGTGCCAGAACATACATGGCCAGCAGAGTGAGCCCTAACACCGGGAGTTGCCACCAGTTAGCTGCCCCACTCAAGAGACCATTGAACACCACATGCAACGTGGCACTTGCCAGCAGACCTCGCGTACGCCACCAGCGTCCACCGCCAAAGCGGACCCGTGCCAGTCCATATCCGAGAGGAGCGCTGAACAGCGCATGGGCCAGGGCGGTCAGCAACGCCCGTAAAAGCGCGACCTCAATGCCAAACTGCACGGCGTACGCCAGATTCTCAAACAAGGCAAAACCCAGCGCGGCAGTTACGGCGTAAATCAGTCCATCCATCGGCTCGTCGAATTCGCGTTCGCGCGCGGCGGTACTGGCCGCCAGCAGCTTGGTTGCTTCCTCGATCAACGCGATCAGCAGCAGGGTGACCACCGGCCCCGGGACGCCTCGCACACTGAGTTCGAGCAATGCCGACAGCAGCCAGGCGAGACCACCGTAAGCGAAGGTCCGCAGTAGCAGCCGCGGCGGCTCGGGGTGCGCGTCACGTCGCACGAAAAACCACAGCCAGAAGACCGTCGGCAGCACGGTCAGCCCCAGCAGCACAACCACTTCCATGTTTACCGGCGTGACGTGGCGAGCGCGCGCTGCATCGGTTGCTGCGCCAGGTGGGTCAGCGCCAACGCCAGTGCGTCGGAAGCGTGTGACGAGCCTACCTCGCGCAGTCCCAGCGACGCCTTGACCATATACGTGATCTGGGTTTTGTCAGCACGACCATGACCCACGAGGGTCTGCTTGACCTGCATGGGACCATACGCATAGATGGGCACGTCCGCCTGGGCGCAAGCCAATTGCACAACACCAACGGCCTGTCCGACCTTGAAGGCCACGTCAGCCTGCTTGCGCAGGTACTGGTCTTCGATGGCCACCGCCTGCGGGGCGAACACTTCGAGCAACCGGGTGAGCTCGGTATGCAGGTACAGCAGTCGCTTGGGCAGCAGCCAGGCCGATTCGGTATAGATGCACACGTGGTGCAGGTGACGGGCTTTGCGCGCGTCACCTTCCACAATGCCGATTCCCAGGTTGGCAAGGCCGGGATCGATGCCAAGCACGATCATCACGGTCAGGATAGCAGGGCGTGAGCCGCTGAAAAGCAGAAAAGAAGCCAGAGGAAAAACCTCTGACTTCTGCGGGAACTGGGTCCGGGATCTTACAGGCGGCTGCGTGGATCGAGGGCGTCACGCAGCCCGTCCCCCAGAAAATTGAAGGCCAGGCAGGTGAGCAGGATCATCAGGCCCGGATAAAAGGTGAGCCAGGGGCTGGAGAACACCGCTTCCTGCGCGCCAGAGAGCATGTTGCCCCACGAGGAGACCGGAGGCTGAATACCGAAGCCCAGAAACGACAGTCCAGCCTCGACCAGAATGGCGGCACCGACATCCAAGGTGGTCTGCACGATAATGATCGCCACCGTGTTCGGCACGAGGTGGCGGAACATGATCCGACTGTTCTTGGCACCCAGTGCGCGGGCAGCATCGACATACTCGAGGTTCTTGAGCTTGAGGATCTCTCCACGCACCAGGCGGGCAGTGCCCATCCAGCCCAGCAGGGCCAGCACGACGATCACGATGAACACGCTGGCACTTTCGCGGTAGGTGTTGCGGAAGGCCACAATCGGCTCGGCGTCGCTGACCGCCAGAATACTGGCAATTACCAGCAGCAGCGGAAAGGTCGGAATGGACTGCATGAACTCGATAAAGCGGCTGATAATGACGTCGACCCAGCCTCCGAAGAAGCCGGCGAGAACGCCCATCAGCGTGCCGATAAAAATGCCCAGGAACGCCACCGAGAAACCGACCGCCAGGCTGATGCGGCTACCGTAGATGATGCGTGAGAACACATCGCGCCCGAGGTCATCGGTGCCGAACCAGTGGGAGGCGCTCGGGGGCTCGTATGGACGCAGGTTGTTGGGGTCGAACTGGAAAGGATTTTGTGGCGCGATCCACGGAGCAAACAGGGCCATCAGCACCAGCAGTACGATGACCACCAGGCTGGCCATGGCCAGTTTGTGACGGCGAAAACGGCGCATGGCGATCGACCAGGTGGACTGACCGCTGGATCGTTTGGGAACGGCAGTTGTTGTCATGGGTACCTCGTCGGGCTGGTCCTCAGGAATAGCGAATGCGCGGATCGACGATGGCGTAGGCCAGGTCGGTGATCAGGGTAAAGACCACCGTCATCAGCGCCAGAAAGGTGAGCGCGGCCATCACGATGTTGTAGTCCTTGGCCACCAGCGCATCGAAGATGGCCCGGCCCATGCCCGGCCAAATGAACACCGTCTCGGTGAGGGTCGCGCCGCCCAGCAGACCGGGAATCGAGAGGCCGAGAATGGTCACGATGGGAATCACGGCGTTGCGCAGCGCGTGCTTGTAGGTCACCACCCGCTGGCTCAGGCCTTTGGCGCGGGCCGTGCGCACATAATCCTGATTGATGACCTCCAGCATGCTGGCGCGCATGAAGCGTGTCCAGGCTGCCACCTGAATAAAGCCGAGCGCAAACACCGGCAGAATCAGATACTTGAGCCGGTCGAGTGCCTCGATCCAGAAACCCGAGCCTTCGATGCCCACCGTCTCGATCCCACCGGCCGGCAGCGAGATCGCTCCGCCCGTTGCGGTGGGCAGGACGACGGCGAACAGATAGATCAGCATGATGCCCAGCCAGAACACCGGCACGCTGAAGCCGATAAAGCTCATGAACGTTAGGAAGTAGTCTGCGCTGCTGTACTGACGCAGGGCCGAGAAAATTCCCAGCGGGATGGCCACACAGATCGACACCAGAAACGCCACACCCGACAGCAGCAGGGTATTGGGCAAACGCTGCTCGAACAGGAACTGTGTGACCGGCTGGTTGAGGACCTGAGAATAACCAAGGTCCCCGGTCACGGCCCGCGTCAGCCAGGCCCAGTAGCGTTTGTAGATCGGCTGATCGAGACCATACGACGCCCGCAGACGGGCGATGTCTTCGGCTGTCGTCTGCGGATTGAAACGGAACTGGTCGATGGGATCGCCAGGCTGCAGCGCTGTCAGGGTAAAAATAACCAGGCTGATCAGCAGCAGCAGCGGAATCATCTGTAAAAGTCGCCGCACGATGTAAATCGACATGGAAAATGGTCCCTTTCTTGCGGGGAAGTCTCGGCAACATCCACCGATGCTCTGAGAGCTGCCTTAAATATAAGCGGAGGGCCGTGGCCCCCCGCATCATTTAACTTCTGTGCACGGTCAATTCAGCGCTCAGCGCTGCACGTTCACTTCACGGGCGCCGTTCTGCGACCAGCCGATCTGGTAAGCATTCCAGCTGGGGTACAGGTTCGAAGCCGAGAAGGTGTAGTTCACGAGCCCGGTCGCCTTGGTGTACGGGTTAGCACGGTTGTACAGGGGAATGGTGGGAATCTCTTCCGCCCAGATCGTCTGCATGCGGTCAAAGAACGTCTTGCGGGGCGCTGCCTCAAAGGCCTGCAGGGCCTGTTTGTAGAGACCGTTGAACTCGGCGTTGTTCCAGCCACCAATATTCTGGCCCGCGTACCCGTTGGCAGAGGTGGGGATGTTGGGGTCTCCATTCTGCGTCTCGGCCGAATACAGGTTGCCAGTTTCCAGCGCCGGATCCTGCACCCAGGCGAACATGAACATGTCCCAACGGCCTTCGCTGGCCCGCTGAATGAAGTCTTCCGAGAAGACCACCGAGGCAGGCTGGTTGGCGACCTGCACGTCCACGCCGACAGCCTTCCACTGCGCGATCAGGATCTGCTGGACGCGCTCGCGGATGCGGTTACCGGCAGTGGTGGTGAAGTTGATCTGGAACTTCTTGCCGTCCTTCTGCAGGATGCCGTCAGAGCCCGGGGTCCAGCCGGCTGCAGCGAAGAGTTGCTTGGCACGGTCGGGGTTGTAGGGGTACTTTTGTACGTCCTGCTTGTAGAGCGAGCTCAGCGTGCTCACAAAGCTGTGGCTGACCGGCTGCTTGCCCTGATAGAGCTGCTGCACGAGAGAATCACGGTTGATGGACATCAGCAGGGCCTGGCGAATGCGCTTGTCGTCGAGGTTCAGGTCCTTGACTTTCTGGACGTTCGCGAACTTGTTGATGTCGATGTGCTCCCACACACCGCCCGGTACGAAGAAGGTCTTGAAGCGGTTGCCTTCCGACTTCTGGAGTTCCAGGCCCTGATCGAAGGTGACGCCGACAGTGGCCAGCGCATCGATCTGACCGGACAGCACGTTCACGCGCAGGGTGTTGGTATCGCCGATGAAGCGGAAGATGACCTGCTGCGCGTAGTTCTTCTCATCACCCGGCGGCTTGCGCCAGTAGTTCGGATTGCGCACGAGGGTCATGCTGGAACCTGCCCGCCAGGCGGTCAGGCGGAAAGCCCCGCTCGACACCTTGGGCAGACCGGTGGCCGTAGTGTGGCGACCGAGAAACTGCTGCCAGCGCTCGTTGATCTCTTTCCCCTGGCTCTTGGCGTCCATCTGCGCCGTGGCGGTCTTGAAAGCGTTCCAGTCGGCCTGCATGATGTGGGCCGGGGCGTATCCGGGGCCGACCTGATCGGCGAAGAGGTAGGCGGGGGTGAAGGTGACGGTAAAGGTCTTGTCGTTGACGCGCGTGATCTTGGCGGTGTTCCAGGGTTCGCGGGTCGGCACCGGCACACGCTCGTCGTTTTGCACTTCCAGCCAGAACTGAAAGTCGCGCACGGTGATCTGCGTTCCGTCGGACCAGCGCGCGTTGGGCCGAATGCGGTAGGTAACCGAGTTGCTGGTCACCCGGTTTCCCTGGCGGGTGGTCTTGATGTCCCCGTTTGCAGCCGTCGGAACACGCTCGGCCAGGTCGGCGACCAGCTGGCCTGCGTCGTTTTTGACGGTCAGGCTGGATGTGGTGTACCCGTTGATTTCCGAAGAAATGGCGAGGTTGTTGGTGCTCCAGTAGTCCTGAATGGCAGGAGGCTCCTGGGACGCGCCAATGATCACGTTGTTCTGGCGGGGACCAGCCAGCGCCACGCCGAGCATAAGGGCCGAAAGGGCTACGATTTTTCTCATAGGACTCCTTTTGAGTGCCAAAACCGAAGGGGCAAAGACCGGCCAAAGATAAAATTGCCTCCCTGGGTTCGTTGTTCGGGCACCAAGTACCGATACCGCTGGTACTCTCGCCAGCTTGAGTTTCTGACACCGCCATTATAGGTAGGCCAAATGGCGTGTCAACGTCAGCTAAATGAGAAGTTAACCTAGACAAATGGAAAAGCGCTTGACCGGGCTGGTCAAGCGCTTTGAAAAACTCTGAATTCAGGCGTGTGAACTGCCGCAACCGCCGCTTCCCTCACCTGCCGGAGCGTTCGCGCCGTCCGTACGGAAGCTATGACCACAGCCACAGGCCGAAGTGGCTTTGGGATTGTTGACCGTAAAGCCGCCGCCCATCATGTTCTCGAGGAAGTCGACCTCGCTGCCTTCCAGGAAGGGCAGGCTCATGCGGTCGACGAGCAGCTTGACACCCTTGTCATACACGATCACGTCACCTTCGAGTTCGCGGTCGTCGATGGCCATGCCGTACTGGTAACCGCTGCAGCCGCCGCTTTTTACGAAGACGCGCACACCCGCTTCGCTCTTGCCGCTGCTTTTCAGAATCTCCTGCGCTTTTTGCGCACCGAAGTCACTGATGCTGATTGCGTTCGTTGCCTGCGTCATGTCTGAAGGGTAGCACTGCGCTTCTGACGAGAAGGTGCCCCATCACATAAACTGGACAAGTTCACTCGGCTTTAGGTTGTGCGTTTTATGGCAAGCCACTGCGCCCTTCACGCCACCTCCAGCCATTCCAGCTTGTGGCTGACGCACCTGTCAGGTCGAAGAACATCCAACAAGTCCTTTGACCACCGGGTTCGGATGCGCGATGCCCGCCCTATGCTGAGGTATGCACAACGCACTTGGGCGAATTCGTGAAGAACTGCTTACCACCGACCTCGACGGCTGGCTGATCTATGATTTTCGGGGCAGTAACCCGCTGGCCCGCACCCTGCTGGGCCTTCCCGAGCGGGCACACCTCACCCGGCGTTACTTCGTATGGGTACCCCGCCGGGGGGCGGCGCTGGTGCTGCACCACCGGATCGAGGAAAGTGCCTGGAACACCATCAGTCAGGGCAGCGCACGTCTGGAGCCTTACAGCTCGCACCAGGAACTGGACGCGGCCCTGCAGCGCCTGCTCGCCCATGATGGATTACCCCTCCGGATTGCGATGGAATACAGTCCGCGCGGCGACGTTCCATACGTTTCCTTTGTGGACGCCGGTACGCTCGAGCGCGTCCGGGCCACCGGAGCAGAGATCGTCAGCAGCGCCGACCTGCTGCAGGCCTTTCTGAAATGGACCAGCGACGACCTTGCTGCCCACCAGCGCGCCGTCTCCGTACTGATGCGCGCCAAGGACGCTGCCTTCCAGCTGATTCACGAACGCCTGCTCACAGGAGAGGCCGTCACCGAGCTCGACGTGCAGACGGTCATCATGCAGCAGATTCAGGCCGGAAAATTGATCACCGACCATCCGGCCATCGTGGGCTTTGGCGAAAATGCTGCCAATCCGCACTACGCGCCGGACGAGGCCAACAACGCCACGCTGAGCTTCGGCCAGTGCGTCCTGATCGACTTGTGGGGGCAGGAAAGCGGCCGGCCGCACGCAGATGTCACCTGGATGGCGCACGCGGGACCCATGGGCGAGGAGTTCATGCTCGCCTGGACTGCCGTGGCTGACGCCCGCGACCTGGCTTTGCAAAAGCTCTCGCAGGAATGGGGAGAGCTGCAGGGCTGGCAGATCGACCGCGCGGCCCGGCAGCTTCTCGAAGAGCGCGGCTTTGGTTCGCACTTCACCCACCGCCTGGGACACAACCTGGGCGAGGCGCTGCATGGACCGGGTGCCAACCTCGACGACCTGGAGACGCACGATACGCGCCGCCTGACCGGCGGGCTGGCCGTGACCGTCGAACCCGGCGTCTATCCCAAAGAGCGCGGCTATGGCATCCGCTCGGAAGTCAATGTCTACTTCGCTGACCAGGGCCCGCAGGTCACCACCCCGATCCAGCGGGCGCCATACGTGCTGGGCCTTGGTCGCTGGGAAGACGTTCAGCGGGAAGCCCTGCACAAAGGCACCTCAGCATGAAATGCCCGGCGGCGGCGGTAAGGCATGCGAAGACCTCAAAGACAAGCTGAGTCATGAGGGGCACGTCCCTCCTGCGTGATGAACGCATAAAAACGAGGCAGGAACGGTAACCGTTCCTGCCTCGTTTTTAAACCGATACGACGCTGTTGGGCTTTGAAGAAGACCTCAGCGCCAACGGTGTTACGCGCCGTACTTTTGCAGTTTCAGGGCGTTGGCCATCAGGAGTGGCATGACGTCGGTGCCGCGCCGCAGGCCCAGCGAGCCTTTCTGGGCCTCTTCCTCGGTGTAGCGTACCGCAAGATCCTTGCGGCCCCAGTCGCTCTTGATCAGCAGCGGCACCGGATGCCAGCTGTGGGTCAGCAGCGTGCTGGGAGTGCTGTGATCGCCCACCAGTGCCAGCACGTCAGGGCCCAGTTCCAGAATCTGCGGCAGCAGTTCGTCGAAAAGCTCGATCTTGTGGACTTTCTCCTCGAAATCACCATCTTCGCCGGTCGAATCGGTTTTCTTGATGTGCAGGTAGAAGAAATCGTAACGGTCCCAATGGTCGCGCAAGGTCTGCACTTTCTCCTGCAGAGCGTCTTCCTCGCCTGGCACGTCCAGCACGTCCATGCCGACCAGCGACGCCAGACCTTTGTACATCGGGTAAGAAGCGATGCAGGCCGAGCGCAGGCGGAAGACCTCGGGGAAGTTCGGAAAGTGCGGCACGTCGCTGTAACCACGAAACAGCACGCCGTTGATCTGCGCTTCATCCCGCAGGACGTCTTCGGCGCGTGCCACGAAGGCGTTCACGAGGTTGGCAGTGCGCTCGGAGACGTTGTCGTTTCCGCGCGCCGTCAAGGGCGGCACGCCCGTGGCCTGCGGATCCACGTCGGACACGTTGGCACCGAGCGGAGTGCCCGCCGAGCGGAAGACCACCACGAAGCGGTGCTCGCTCTCGGTGTAGATCTCGACTTTGGTACCGTCGAGTTCGCTGATGGCCGCGCCCAGCTTGCCCACCACCCGCACGTTCTCCTCGTTGCTGGGTCGGCCCGCACGGCGGTCCTCGATGACCCGCCCGGCCGCCAGGGTCGCAAAGTTCCCCCGCACGGCCACATCACCCGCCGCGAGCTTCACGCCGATGCCCACTGCCGACAGCGCGCCCCGTCCGACGGTGTAATGCAGGGGATCGTAACCGAACAGGCTCAGGTGACCCGGGCCGCTGCCAGGGGTGATGCCCGCGCCGACCAGTTCGACCTGACCCAGTTGCGACTCACGCGCCAGCGCGTCGAGGTTGGGCGTCCTGGCGGACGCGAGTTCCGTCTCACCGTTGACTTCTCGTGGCAGGCCACCCACTCCATCGAGCACTACCATCACGATCTTACTCGGGCTCTCCTTGGCCAATTCACGAATGACATCCAGCATCAATATCCTCCAGTGGTCGCGCGTGGCGCGGGGAATGAATTCAGAAGTACGGTGGGGGCGTGCCGGGGCGCCGGCACGCCAGAAACCAGCGCGTTCCGTCCACGAGTGTAATAGAGCGGAACGCCGCCTACGCCTGCCCGGTCCCGACAACTTCGAACAGCGTGCCAGCGCTGCAGGGCAAGCGAGTCCTGCTGCGGTGCACAGGAACGACAGGATTCGGACCGTTCGCCCGGTCCTCAGCGCTCCTGGATCACCGGTTGTCCATCCTCGTTCAGGCTTGGGTAGCGTTCGCCGCGCTCCCGGAAGCGCGGCGCCAGCTCCGGGTAGGCCCACTCGAACAGCAGCTCCTCGTAGCGTTCATCGGAAAGCTGGCGCCGCGCGTACATTCCCCCCTGCAGGCGCTGGCGCTGCGCTTCGAAGAGGATGGTGGCCGCCGCGACGGACACGTTGAGGCTCTGCACCATTCCCAGCATCGGAATGACGATGTTGTGATCGCTCGCGTCTGCCGCCGCCTGTGTCACGCCCCACTTCTCGGCGCCCAGCAGAATGCAGGTGGGACGGGTGTAGTCGAGCTCACGGTAGTCAAGGGCACGCGCCGAAAGGTGAGTGGCAAGCACCTGCACTCCCCTCTCCTGCAGCTGGGCGATGGCGTCCAACGCGGACACATGCCGCTGAACGCTCACCCACTTTTCGGCACTGCCGCTCGTGGCGTTGTAGGTGGGCAGCCCGCCACGAGGAACCACCGCGTGTACTTCCAGCACACCCACGGCGTCACACGAACGCAGAATCGCACTGAAGTTGTGGGGTTTGTGAACTTCTTCCATCAGGACCGTCAGGCTGGGCTGACGGTGATCGAGGACGCGTTTGATTTTTTCGAGCCGTTCCGGCGTCATAAGCCTCACCGTTTTAGCGCAAAAGCAAAGAAAAGGCGCGCTTCGGACCGGCGCGCCTGTTCGCGAGGACGCGCTCTACTTCCCGAGACCACGCGTCATGTTGAGAATGCGCTCGGCATACTTGCGCACCCGCTCCGGACCCATACCCTTCACCTGACGCAGTTCGGCTTCATTCTGGGGCGCGTGGCGGGCAATTTCAGCCAGGGTCGCGTTGGAGGCCACAATGAAGCGCGACACCTCCTGACGGCGGGCCTCGGCGTTGCGCCACTCGCGCAGTCGCTCGAAGGCCGCCAGCTGTTCTTCGCTCAGCCCTGCTGTGGGATCGCCCTCCCCCGACCCGGGCGCTTGCGGCAAATCTGGCGCGAGGGGGCCTTCGGGCTGGGGTTCGGCGTGAAGCGCAGTCGCCTCGTCTTGCACGTCGTCAACGTCGGCCGCCTCGCCGGGCACGGCGGGCACTTCTGGGGCCTGTGCTGCCGCGTCCGCTTCCAGATCGTCGGCCACCACGGCGAGCGCCACATCACCGGTCAGATCACTCCACAAATCTTCGATGTCTTCCAGGCCAATCGACAGCAGCGTTTCGCCCTCCGTGTCTCGCCGCGCCGATACTACCCCGCCCAGCGCCGCCTGCGCGGAGAACAGGCCAGTAGAGGGCATGGTCTGCGATACCAGCATCAGGGCGCCGCTTACCAGCGACGCCCGTTTACCCAGACGTTCGGCCAGTTGCTCCGCGGTGCGTTGCTGCCGCTCCCGGCGGGCTCCCAGGCTGGCAAGGTCGCGGCGCAGCAAGGTTTCGGCCAGGGCCGGCACTCCTGTACCGCTCAAGGCGGGCACTTCACCGATACCGAGCAGCGCTGCAAAGGTCACGTCCCCGTGGCCGCTCAGGGCGCCCGCATCACGGTACGCCGCCAGGGACACGCCACTGGCAAATACACCGCTGCCCGGCGCGTACGTCACGTCGGCAATCAGCCGCGCCTCGGCTTTTCGGGCCCGCTTGACGGCGCGCTCGTCCGGCTGGAAGGTCCACACCAGGGACTCACGCCAATCGGCGTCGAAGGCGCCGAGCTCGAAACCGGCCGCACGGGCCGCCACGCCACGCAGCGGCACACGCGGATCGATGCGCAAGGTGGCGCCGCCGGACAGCGAAGCGAGCGCAGAAAGCAGCGCCGCCTCGTCAGGGAACAACAGCGCCCAGTCCGCGCCTTCCAGCGCGGCCAGCAGGTCGGCAAACGGCGTATGGTCCGCGGGATGCGCCGCCCGGGCAAGACGCGTATCGAATGTGTGGTTCATGCTTTCTCCTTGAATGACGAGGCGAAACGGTCCTGACCGACCTGACCGTGCACCGGCAAGCGCGACTTACTTGCCGAAGCGTCGATCGCGCTCCTGAAAGCTGCGCAACGCCCGCAGGAAGTCCACTTTACGAAAGCCCGGCCAGTTGACGTCGCAAAAATAGTATTCGCTGTACGCGGCCTGCCACAGCAAAAAGCCCGACAGGCGCACTTCGCCCGACGTGCGGATAATGAAATCGGGATCGGGAGCGCCAGCGGTGTACAGGTTGGCACCGATGTCATCCACCGTGAGCGAGGCGGCGAGTTCACCCAGCGACGCGCCCTCGGCGGCCTTGGCACGCAACAGGCGCCGGACGGACTCGGCAATTTCCTCGCGGCCTCCATAACCGATGGCGATGTTGAGCACCAGGCCGTCGTAGCCTTCGGTGGCGCGCTCCAGATCCAGCAGGTTCTGGCGCACGCCTTCGGGAAAGTCTTCCAGATCCCCGATCATCTTGATCCGCACCCGGTTTTTGTGAATGCGTGGATCGTGAATCATCTTGGCGGCTTC
The Deinococcus peraridilitoris DSM 19664 genome window above contains:
- a CDS encoding PrsW family intramembrane metalloprotease, whose product is MEVVVLLGLTVLPTVFWLWFFVRRDAHPEPPRLLLRTFAYGGLAWLLSALLELSVRGVPGPVVTLLLIALIEEATKLLAASTAAREREFDEPMDGLIYAVTAALGFALFENLAYAVQFGIEVALLRALLTALAHALFSAPLGYGLARVRFGGGRWWRTRGLLASATLHVVFNGLLSGAANWWQLPVLGLTLLAMYVLAHTLYVSGRKRQESGLDRI
- the ruvC gene encoding crossover junction endodeoxyribonuclease RuvC, whose product is MIVLGIDPGLANLGIGIVEGDARKARHLHHVCIYTESAWLLPKRLLYLHTELTRLLEVFAPQAVAIEDQYLRKQADVAFKVGQAVGVVQLACAQADVPIYAYGPMQVKQTLVGHGRADKTQITYMVKASLGLREVGSSHASDALALALTHLAQQPMQRALATSRR
- the opp4C gene encoding oligopeptide ABC transporter permease — protein: MTTTAVPKRSSGQSTWSIAMRRFRRHKLAMASLVVIVLLVLMALFAPWIAPQNPFQFDPNNLRPYEPPSASHWFGTDDLGRDVFSRIIYGSRISLAVGFSVAFLGIFIGTLMGVLAGFFGGWVDVIISRFIEFMQSIPTFPLLLVIASILAVSDAEPIVAFRNTYRESASVFIVIVVLALLGWMGTARLVRGEILKLKNLEYVDAARALGAKNSRIMFRHLVPNTVAIIIVQTTLDVGAAILVEAGLSFLGFGIQPPVSSWGNMLSGAQEAVFSSPWLTFYPGLMILLTCLAFNFLGDGLRDALDPRSRL
- a CDS encoding ABC transporter permease, which translates into the protein MSIYIVRRLLQMIPLLLLISLVIFTLTALQPGDPIDQFRFNPQTTAEDIARLRASYGLDQPIYKRYWAWLTRAVTGDLGYSQVLNQPVTQFLFEQRLPNTLLLSGVAFLVSICVAIPLGIFSALRQYSSADYFLTFMSFIGFSVPVFWLGIMLIYLFAVVLPTATGGAISLPAGGIETVGIEGSGFWIEALDRLKYLILPVFALGFIQVAAWTRFMRASMLEVINQDYVRTARAKGLSQRVVTYKHALRNAVIPIVTILGLSIPGLLGGATLTETVFIWPGMGRAIFDALVAKDYNIVMAALTFLALMTVVFTLITDLAYAIVDPRIRYS
- a CDS encoding peptide ABC transporter substrate-binding protein, with protein sequence MRKIVALSALMLGVALAGPRQNNVIIGASQEPPAIQDYWSTNNLAISSEINGYTTSSLTVKNDAGQLVADLAERVPTAANGDIKTTRQGNRVTSNSVTYRIRPNARWSDGTQITVRDFQFWLEVQNDERVPVPTREPWNTAKITRVNDKTFTVTFTPAYLFADQVGPGYAPAHIMQADWNAFKTATAQMDAKSQGKEINERWQQFLGRHTTATGLPKVSSGAFRLTAWRAGSSMTLVRNPNYWRKPPGDEKNYAQQVIFRFIGDTNTLRVNVLSGQIDALATVGVTFDQGLELQKSEGNRFKTFFVPGGVWEHIDINKFANVQKVKDLNLDDKRIRQALLMSINRDSLVQQLYQGKQPVSHSFVSTLSSLYKQDVQKYPYNPDRAKQLFAAAGWTPGSDGILQKDGKKFQINFTTTAGNRIRERVQQILIAQWKAVGVDVQVANQPASVVFSEDFIQRASEGRWDMFMFAWVQDPALETGNLYSAETQNGDPNIPTSANGYAGQNIGGWNNAEFNGLYKQALQAFEAAPRKTFFDRMQTIWAEEIPTIPLYNRANPYTKATGLVNYTFSASNLYPSWNAYQIGWSQNGAREVNVQR
- a CDS encoding HesB/IscA family protein → MTQATNAISISDFGAQKAQEILKSSGKSEAGVRVFVKSGGCSGYQYGMAIDDRELEGDVIVYDKGVKLLVDRMSLPFLEGSEVDFLENMMGGGFTVNNPKATSACGCGHSFRTDGANAPAGEGSGGCGSSHA
- a CDS encoding M24 family metallopeptidase, with the protein product MHNALGRIREELLTTDLDGWLIYDFRGSNPLARTLLGLPERAHLTRRYFVWVPRRGAALVLHHRIEESAWNTISQGSARLEPYSSHQELDAALQRLLAHDGLPLRIAMEYSPRGDVPYVSFVDAGTLERVRATGAEIVSSADLLQAFLKWTSDDLAAHQRAVSVLMRAKDAAFQLIHERLLTGEAVTELDVQTVIMQQIQAGKLITDHPAIVGFGENAANPHYAPDEANNATLSFGQCVLIDLWGQESGRPHADVTWMAHAGPMGEEFMLAWTAVADARDLALQKLSQEWGELQGWQIDRAARQLLEERGFGSHFTHRLGHNLGEALHGPGANLDDLETHDTRRLTGGLAVTVEPGVYPKERGYGIRSEVNVYFADQGPQVTTPIQRAPYVLGLGRWEDVQREALHKGTSA
- a CDS encoding 2,3-bisphosphoglycerate-independent phosphoglycerate mutase — encoded protein: MLDVIRELAKESPSKIVMVVLDGVGGLPREVNGETELASARTPNLDALARESQLGQVELVGAGITPGSGPGHLSLFGYDPLHYTVGRGALSAVGIGVKLAAGDVAVRGNFATLAAGRVIEDRRAGRPSNEENVRVVGKLGAAISELDGTKVEIYTESEHRFVVVFRSAGTPLGANVSDVDPQATGVPPLTARGNDNVSERTANLVNAFVARAEDVLRDEAQINGVLFRGYSDVPHFPNFPEVFRLRSACIASYPMYKGLASLVGMDVLDVPGEEDALQEKVQTLRDHWDRYDFFYLHIKKTDSTGEDGDFEEKVHKIELFDELLPQILELGPDVLALVGDHSTPSTLLTHSWHPVPLLIKSDWGRKDLAVRYTEEEAQKGSLGLRRGTDVMPLLMANALKLQKYGA
- the trmH gene encoding tRNA (guanosine(18)-2'-O)-methyltransferase TrmH, with the translated sequence MTPERLEKIKRVLDHRQPSLTVLMEEVHKPHNFSAILRSCDAVGVLEVHAVVPRGGLPTYNATSGSAEKWVSVQRHVSALDAIAQLQERGVQVLATHLSARALDYRELDYTRPTCILLGAEKWGVTQAAADASDHNIVIPMLGMVQSLNVSVAAATILFEAQRQRLQGGMYARRQLSDERYEELLFEWAYPELAPRFRERGERYPSLNEDGQPVIQER
- a CDS encoding HRDC domain-containing protein — protein: MNHTFDTRLARAAHPADHTPFADLLAALEGADWALLFPDEAALLSALASLSGGATLRIDPRVPLRGVAARAAGFELGAFDADWRESLVWTFQPDERAVKRARKAEARLIADVTYAPGSGVFASGVSLAAYRDAGALSGHGDVTFAALLGIGEVPALSGTGVPALAETLLRRDLASLGARRERQQRTAEQLAERLGKRASLVSGALMLVSQTMPSTGLFSAQAALGGVVSARRDTEGETLLSIGLEDIEDLWSDLTGDVALAVVADDLEADAAAQAPEVPAVPGEAADVDDVQDEATALHAEPQPEGPLAPDLPQAPGSGEGDPTAGLSEEQLAAFERLREWRNAEARRQEVSRFIVASNATLAEIARHAPQNEAELRQVKGMGPERVRKYAERILNMTRGLGK